The Lineus longissimus chromosome 2, tnLinLong1.2, whole genome shotgun sequence genome window below encodes:
- the LOC135483887 gene encoding protein HGH1 homolog: MSIGGVRIEEINQEVVPLLSHDRADVRFQTLDFFFGLTGSNDNFTYFRDHALCLEAIAQLTKDLKNEISRLAYKTLVNLSADEEICKTLLKLEKPDDFIHTLIQYVLIQESEHADLVCSVLCNLTHWEGPALEVVEIIKSHEDIGFDKIVQILCTKDYNKNASLDLLALFLSNLSQIIGTRQYILDKEKCVIQRLLPFTGYQGSVIKRRGVVGTLRNCCFEADYHEWLLSDKVDILPCLLLPLAGPETFDDDDMDKLPPDLQYLDDDKTREPEAEIRKMLVEAIYQLCATKHGRKYMKDKNAYVIIRELDKWEEDRIVSIAIEKLVTILIGDEPERVHENLQNVVVPEHLQKQFDMESEDLMKEEKIPYPDSEVMLLN; encoded by the exons ATGTCAATTGGTGGGGTCCGGATAGAGGAGATTAATCAGGAGGTTGTTCCTCTCCTGTCCCATGATCGAGCAGACGTCCGGTTTCAGACTCTTGATTTCTTCTTTGGACTTACTGGATCCAATGATAACTTTACCTACTTCAGAGATCATGCTCTCTGCCTTGAGGCTATAGCGCAATTAacaaaagatttgaaaaatgaGATTTCAAGATTGGCCTACAAGACTTTAGTCAATCTCTCGGCAGATGAAGAAATATGCAAAACACTTTTGAAGCTTGAGAAACCGGATGATTTTATTCATACATTAATCCAATATGTTTTGATTCAAGAAAGTGAACATGCTGATTTAGTGTGTTCAGTTCTTTGCAATCTCACGCATTGGGAAGGACCTGCCCTGGAGGTGGTGGAAATCATCAAATCACATGAAGACATTGGCTTTGATAAGATTGTGCAAATTCTCTGCACAAAAGATTACAACAAAAATGCAAGTCTAGATCTACTGGCTTTGTTCTTGTCAAATCTTTCTCAGATAATAGGAACCAGGCAATACATTCTTGATAAAGAGAAGTGTGTCATCCAGCGGTTACTACCTTTTACTGGTTATCAAGGCTCTGTCATCAAAAGACGTGGTGTTGTGGGGACGCTGAGGAACTGTTGTTTTGAAGCTG ATTATCATGAATGGTTGTTGAGTGACAAAGTTGATATTCTCCCCTGCCTCCTTCTTCCGTTGGCTGGCCCAGAAAcgtttgatgatgacgatatggACAAGCTGCCTCCAGACCTTCAGTATCTTGATGATGACAAGACCCGTGAACCAGAAGCAGAGATCAGGAAGATGCTGGTGGAGGCAATATATCAG ttATGTGCAACAAAACATGGCCGAAAATACATGAAAGATAAGAATGCTTATGTAATTATTCGGGAGCTAGACAAGTGGGAGGAAGACAGAATCGTTTCCATAGCAATCGAAAAACTTGTCACAATCTTGATTGGTGATGAACCAGAGAGGGTACATGAAAATCTTCAAAACGTTGTTGTACCCGAACATTTACAGAAACAATTTGATATGGAATCTGAAGACCTTATGAAAGAGGAAAAAATTCCGTATCCTGATTCAGAAGTGATGTTGTTGAATTGA
- the LOC135483886 gene encoding RWD domain-containing protein 4-like: MSCQELQEEEIGVLQSIYDGDENFKQINEKTYQYKIGEDGHFKSFVLEISWGENYPDEMPDINLNAFYNKHVQQEVKETIIEKLKEQADMFIGSAVTYTLFEHAKENHEELMERQKEQIIVNTEESKEEADSVQSLGKKKEKKEQWTKSQKRKYYDRIDCKGERARGWNWVDVIKHLSQTGSADN; encoded by the exons ATGAGTTGTCAAGAACTCCAAGAG GAAGAGATTGGGGTGTTGCAGTCAATTTATGATGGAGATGAAAACTTCAAGCAAATTAATGAGAAAACTTATCAATACAAG ataGGAGAAGATGGTCATTTCAAATCCTTTGTCTTGGAGATCTCTTGGGGTGAAAATTATCCAGATGAAATGCCGGATATCAACCTGAATGCCTTTTATAATAAACATGT ACAACAGGAAGTAAAGGAAACAATAATAGAAAAACTCAAAGAGCAG GCAGATATGTTCATTGGGTCAGCTGTGACTTATACACTTTTTGAACACGCAAAAGAAAATCATGAGGAGTTAATGGAGAGGCAAAAAGAGCAGATTATAGTGAATACTGAG GAATCCAAAGAAGAGGCTGATTCTGTGCAATCTCTGGGGAAAAAGAAGGAGAAAAAAGAACAGTGGACAAAATCACAGAAACGCAAATATTATGATAGAATAGACTGTAAAGGAGAACGAGCAAGAGGTTGGAACTGGGTGGATGTGATCAAACATCTCAGCCAGACTGGATCAGCAGACAACTGA